A window of the Cicer arietinum cultivar CDC Frontier isolate Library 1 chromosome 6, Cicar.CDCFrontier_v2.0, whole genome shotgun sequence genome harbors these coding sequences:
- the LOC101488778 gene encoding gibberellin 2-beta-dioxygenase-like, translating into MVVLSQQATLNELFNVNTCKATSLLFKGVPEVDLSDPQAKRIIVNACQEFGFFKVVNHHVPLELMANLENETVKFFGQPRSEKEKAGPPDPFGYGNKSIGKNGDVGWVEYLLLNTNPDVISPKSLLLLQQNPNTYFRCAVEEYILAVKEVCLEVLELIADGLGIEERNVFSKMVRDKRSDSCLRVNHYAACGEIQSLSGGANLIGFGEHTDPHLISVLRSNNTTGLQICLKDGTWVSIPPDHTSFFIIVGDSLQVMTNGGLKSVKHRVLTDTSMSRVSMIYFGGPPFNEKLAPLPSILISREEQSLYKEFTWREYKNAAYNSKLTYNRLSIFEKSPTQ; encoded by the exons AGCAACAAGTTTGTTGTTCAAAGGTGTTCCAGAGGTTGACCTTTCAGACCCTCAAGCCAAAAGAATAATAGTCAACGCCTGCCAAGAGTTTGGATTCTTTAAGGTTGTCAACCACCATGTTCCATTAGAGTTAATGGCCAATTTGGAAAATGAAACAGTAAAGTTTTTCGGACAGCCTAGGTCAGAGAAAGAGAAGGCGGGTCCACCTGATCCATTTGGGTATGGAAATAAGAGTATTGGCAAAAACGGTGATGTTGGTTGGGTTGAATACCTTCTTCTAAACACTAACCCTGATGTCATTTCTCCTAAGTCTCTTCTTCTTTTGCAGCAAAATCCAAATACTTACTTCAG GTGTGCTGTTGAAGAATATATATTGGCAGTGAAAGAGGTGTGCTTGGAAGTGTTGGAATTAATAGCAGATGGATTGGGGATTGAAGAAAGAAATGTGTTTAGCAAAATGGTGAGAGATAAGAGAAGTGATTCATGCCTGAGAGTAAATCACTACGCAGCATGTGGAGAGATTCAATCATTGAGTGGAGGAGCAAATTTGATTGGATTTGGAGAGCACACAGATCCACACTTAATTTCTGTCCTAAGGTCTAACAACACAACAGGACTGCAAATATGCCTCAAAGATGGGACTTGGGTTTCAATCCCACCTGATCACACTTCCTTTTTCATCATTGTTGGTGACTCCTTACAG GTGATGACAAATGGGGGATTAAAGAGTGTAAAACACAGGGTTTTGACTGACACAAGTATGTCAAGGGTGTCAATGATTTACTTTGGAGGACCACCCTTTAATGAAAAGTTAGCACCTTTGCCTTCAATATTGATATCAAGGGAAGAGCAGAGTTTGTACAAAGAGTTCACATGGAGGGAGTACAAGAATGCTGCTTACAACTCAAAGCTGACTTATAATCGACTTAGTATCTTTGAGAAATCTCCTACTCAATGA